Proteins from a genomic interval of Armatimonadota bacterium:
- a CDS encoding heavy metal-responsive transcriptional regulator: MLTIGRLGNLAGLEAKTLRYYDRVGLVRPSGRTAAGYRMYEEDTVNRLHFIRRAKALGMSLADIRRILAVRDEGAAPCEHVLALVTDNLTKVEGQIAQLERIRGDLRRLRRLLKAEVSPGVRTVEECPCFAIIQSFQKPVRSLNSGRTRVRGISGWVETAQPKRPTTSSSSAPERRPSPRPSGRPNWGRPRS; the protein is encoded by the coding sequence TTGGGAAATCTCGCCGGCCTCGAGGCCAAGACCCTCCGGTACTACGACCGGGTCGGGCTCGTCCGCCCGAGTGGGCGCACCGCTGCCGGCTACCGGATGTATGAAGAGGACACCGTCAATCGTCTGCACTTCATCCGCCGGGCCAAGGCCCTCGGCATGTCCCTCGCAGACATCCGCCGCATCCTGGCCGTTCGGGACGAGGGCGCGGCCCCCTGCGAGCACGTGCTCGCCCTGGTGACTGACAACCTCACCAAGGTAGAGGGTCAAATTGCCCAGCTCGAGCGGATCCGGGGAGACCTCCGGCGGCTGCGGCGCCTGCTGAAAGCGGAGGTATCACCAGGCGTCCGGACGGTCGAGGAGTGCCCCTGCTTCGCGATCATTCAGAGCTTCCAGAAACCCGTCCGCTCACTAAACAGTGGACGGACGAGAGTCCGGGGGATATCGGGATGGGTAGAGACAGCGCAGCCGAAGAGACCTACGACCTCGTCATCCTCGGCTCCGGAACGACGGCCTTCGCCGCGGCCATCCGGGCGGCCGAACTGGGGAAGACCGCGGTCATGA